In one bacterium genomic region, the following are encoded:
- the tadA gene encoding Flp pilus assembly complex ATPase component TadA, with protein MRISVETLKKLLISSGKVTPEVLKQAETTAAQTSQPLEQIVIHRHIIGERELVALYAKSLNLPYVDLTNVKIPREILSRIPERIAKKYQVVLFGQNPKTHGWQLAMSDPEDVQAVDIIDKQLGGNLQVYVATQSDILTVLDQYRTGLDNEINKAIRESATTGDGATKQDTVSAEDISEDAPIAKTVNIILEYAVKSGASDVHIEPREGIVQIRYRIDGILRESMTLPRQILPAVVSRIKILANLKIDEHRVPQDGRFKATIGSKTVAIRVATLPVMEGEKVVMRILNESTKAATLEELGFSGQALSSIKNGIKQPDGMILVTGPTGAGKSTTLYSVLTLMNTPSVNISTIEDPVEYRVPGVNQTQVNTQAGMTFANGLRALLRQDPNIIMVGEIRDAETADLAIQAALTGHTVLSTLHTNNAATTLPRLLDMNIEPFLIATTVNTVIAQRLVRKLCTKCKTPYTPSGSLLDEIESTFDLTRVLPHLNTESSATDTPQQASASDPTPAPKPIADTAPIRKDSSRKVIPVPENLDLERRSILDRIAQDPNIIDRPSGDGDDSSIGLPTDNIKPNPVQPPQATGEDKIQQIVEGPTENSIDEQSPFDEMPPASTPNKNTDTLVLYRSVGCKQCGNSGFSGRMGIYEVLDISTEIGNLITAKATADEIQKLAIKQGMSTMQEDGLMKALQGLTTIEEVLRVTRE; from the coding sequence ATGCGTATCTCTGTCGAAACACTCAAAAAACTCCTTATTTCGAGCGGTAAAGTAACGCCCGAAGTTTTAAAGCAAGCTGAAACTACTGCCGCGCAAACCAGCCAGCCACTAGAGCAAATCGTTATTCATCGACACATAATTGGTGAGCGTGAGCTGGTGGCACTATATGCAAAAAGCCTTAACCTCCCCTATGTTGACCTCACTAATGTCAAGATACCTCGAGAGATACTGTCTCGAATTCCCGAGCGAATCGCTAAAAAATACCAGGTCGTTCTATTTGGTCAAAACCCTAAAACTCACGGTTGGCAACTTGCTATGTCCGACCCCGAAGATGTACAGGCTGTTGATATAATTGACAAACAACTGGGCGGTAACCTACAAGTTTATGTGGCGACACAAAGCGATATTCTAACGGTCTTAGATCAATATCGCACTGGCCTTGATAATGAGATCAATAAAGCAATCCGTGAGAGCGCCACAACTGGTGATGGAGCCACCAAACAGGATACAGTGAGTGCCGAAGACATCTCGGAAGATGCTCCGATCGCCAAAACAGTCAATATCATATTGGAGTATGCAGTAAAAAGTGGTGCTTCGGACGTACATATTGAACCGCGCGAGGGCATTGTGCAAATCCGCTATCGTATTGATGGTATTTTGCGCGAGTCAATGACTCTACCGCGTCAAATATTACCAGCCGTAGTCAGTCGTATTAAAATACTTGCCAATCTTAAAATAGACGAACATCGCGTCCCTCAAGATGGTCGTTTTAAGGCTACAATTGGTTCTAAAACAGTTGCTATTCGTGTTGCCACCCTGCCAGTTATGGAGGGTGAAAAAGTAGTAATGCGAATTTTAAATGAATCCACAAAAGCCGCTACCTTAGAGGAACTGGGTTTTTCCGGGCAAGCATTGTCCTCAATTAAAAATGGAATCAAGCAACCAGACGGCATGATACTCGTAACTGGTCCAACCGGTGCTGGAAAATCTACTACGCTCTACAGCGTATTGACACTTATGAATACTCCGAGCGTGAATATATCGACCATTGAAGATCCGGTAGAGTACCGTGTTCCAGGAGTTAACCAAACACAGGTCAATACTCAAGCTGGGATGACCTTCGCAAATGGATTGCGGGCGCTACTACGTCAAGATCCCAATATCATTATGGTGGGAGAGATTCGTGATGCCGAAACTGCCGACTTAGCTATCCAAGCCGCCCTCACCGGCCACACCGTACTCTCTACGCTCCATACCAATAACGCTGCCACCACCCTACCACGGCTCCTCGATATGAACATCGAACCGTTCTTGATTGCTACCACTGTAAATACAGTCATTGCTCAACGTCTAGTGCGTAAGCTCTGTACAAAATGCAAAACCCCCTACACACCAAGTGGATCTCTGTTAGATGAAATTGAGTCTACCTTTGACTTAACTCGTGTACTACCCCATCTTAATACCGAATCATCGGCCACAGATACCCCTCAACAAGCTTCTGCCTCTGACCCTACCCCAGCTCCAAAGCCAATTGCCGATACCGCCCCAATTCGCAAAGACTCATCTCGAAAAGTTATCCCCGTACCAGAAAATCTTGACCTCGAACGACGTAGTATTCTCGATCGTATCGCTCAAGACCCAAATATTATCGATCGCCCATCGGGAGACGGAGACGACTCATCGATTGGGTTGCCAACAGACAATATCAAACCAAATCCAGTTCAACCACCACAAGCTACTGGTGAAGACAAAATCCAGCAAATTGTCGAGGGACCAACCGAAAATTCAATCGATGAGCAAAGCCCTTTTGATGAAATGCCCCCAGCCAGTACACCTAATAAAAATACCGATACATTGGTTCTATATCGATCGGTTGGCTGTAAACAATGTGGCAATAGCGGATTTTCTGGTCGCATGGGTATTTACGAGGTACTTGATATATCAACTGAAATTGGCAATCTCATAACCGCCAAGGCAACTGCCGATGAAATCCAAAAGCTCGCCATCAAGCAAGGTATGTCTACCATGCAAGAAGATGGCCTAATGAAAGCCCTGCAAGGCCTCACTACAATTGAGGAGGTGTTGCGCGTAACGCGTGAGTAG
- the pilM gene encoding type IV pilus assembly protein PilM — protein MHLPLIYKNQAVFGLDIGQHEAKFLELKKSKRSYQLIGIGSVELGSDTVIEGVIAEPEHLAEIIQAGLKRPSYGRITAKAVAVGLPQAHLFTRSITLPAMKREKLTEAVQWESQQYIPMPMSDLYMDFEIVEEKKDTTGAIKNYEIFLVAAPRAIIDSYIKLLEFLQLTPHSFETTLAANIRALHPNSESHTPVLVLDVGSTATDMAIVTDTIKVSTTTPFGGDQVTKIIAHHLKVSNEHALEIKTKFGIAESGLQEKVVSALHISLDQLVTEIQKLIKYYQERSTDERHSPIEQILVTGGASHMPGFAKYLETKLKLPILITSAWDHHNVKLASPLPQDVTSGFTTAFGLGLRGFCE, from the coding sequence ATGCATTTACCCCTAATATATAAAAATCAAGCCGTATTTGGACTAGATATAGGTCAGCATGAAGCTAAGTTCTTGGAACTAAAAAAATCCAAGCGTAGCTATCAGCTAATTGGCATTGGCTCCGTTGAGCTTGGGTCTGACACAGTAATTGAAGGTGTAATAGCTGAACCCGAACATCTCGCAGAGATAATCCAAGCCGGTCTTAAAAGACCATCTTATGGGCGCATAACGGCAAAAGCAGTGGCTGTTGGCTTACCACAGGCACACCTCTTCACTCGATCAATTACACTGCCGGCTATGAAGCGAGAAAAACTCACTGAAGCCGTGCAATGGGAATCGCAACAATATATCCCTATGCCAATGAGCGATCTATACATGGATTTCGAAATAGTTGAAGAAAAAAAAGATACTACCGGCGCAATAAAGAATTATGAAATATTCCTAGTGGCAGCACCACGCGCAATTATTGATAGCTATATTAAACTATTGGAATTTTTACAACTCACGCCACATAGCTTTGAAACAACTTTAGCGGCAAATATTCGAGCCCTACATCCAAATAGTGAAAGTCATACACCTGTCTTGGTATTAGATGTGGGCTCTACTGCAACCGATATGGCCATCGTTACTGATACTATTAAAGTATCTACCACAACTCCATTCGGAGGCGATCAGGTAACTAAAATTATTGCTCACCACTTAAAAGTATCTAATGAACACGCCCTAGAGATTAAAACTAAGTTTGGTATAGCTGAGTCTGGCTTGCAAGAAAAAGTCGTCTCGGCACTTCACATTTCACTGGATCAATTAGTTACTGAGATACAAAAGCTTATCAAATACTACCAGGAGCGGTCAACCGATGAGCGCCACAGCCCAATAGAGCAAATACTAGTAACGGGTGGAGCTTCACACATGCCAGGTTTTGCTAAGTATTTAGAGACAAAGCTAAAACTACCTATACTAATTACTTCTGCTTGGGATCACCACAATGTAAAACTCGCCTCACCACTACCTCAAGATGTAACATCGGGCTTTACAACTGCTTTTGGGCTAGGCTTGCGAGGATTTTGTGAATGA
- a CDS encoding type II secretion system F family protein, which produces METYTYQAHSRSGQIVSGTQKANSKKEIVDALLAKDMTPVMIESADNSGIASKIKSLIPHGRVSMKERVIFSRQFATMIGAGIPIARSLAILKTQTSNKTLASALETIAHDVESGSTLSDSISKYPKIFSPIYTSMVHAGEIGGILDDVLNRLADQMEKDSELVSKVRGAMVYPGLIFVVMIAALIFIMTVVVPQLEVVFEAVDTELPWNTQLLLNLSATMRSQGILIGFIAIIGIFIFLRFAKKNQKLRHSLHRFYLKIPVFGMIMRKINIARFARTFGALLGAGIPVLDALKVVSDSLSNVIMQDELVAASTAVRNGGSIAKALKSSKVFPVIVPEMIAIGEETGELEKILIKLADFYDKEVQSLVANISSVIEPMMLIVMGSLVGFIIVSVIGPLYQLTSGF; this is translated from the coding sequence ATGGAAACCTACACTTATCAAGCTCACTCTCGCTCAGGTCAAATCGTTAGCGGCACACAAAAGGCCAACTCAAAAAAAGAGATTGTTGATGCACTGCTTGCTAAAGACATGACTCCAGTCATGATAGAATCTGCCGATAACTCGGGTATTGCCAGTAAAATAAAGAGCCTCATTCCTCATGGCCGGGTCTCCATGAAGGAAAGGGTTATTTTTTCACGCCAATTTGCCACCATGATTGGTGCCGGAATTCCAATAGCCCGCTCACTGGCCATACTCAAAACTCAAACTTCCAACAAAACTCTAGCATCAGCCCTAGAAACCATTGCGCACGATGTCGAATCGGGCTCAACACTTTCTGATAGCATCTCTAAATATCCAAAAATCTTTAGCCCTATCTATACGTCCATGGTGCACGCTGGGGAAATTGGCGGTATTTTAGATGACGTCCTCAATCGCTTGGCCGATCAAATGGAAAAGGATTCCGAGCTGGTTAGTAAAGTGCGCGGTGCCATGGTCTATCCTGGTTTAATTTTTGTAGTTATGATTGCTGCGTTAATATTCATTATGACGGTAGTAGTTCCTCAACTAGAGGTTGTCTTTGAAGCTGTGGATACTGAATTACCATGGAACACACAGCTATTATTAAACCTATCGGCTACCATGCGCTCGCAAGGGATACTAATTGGGTTTATTGCAATAATAGGTATTTTTATCTTTCTGCGCTTTGCCAAAAAAAATCAAAAGCTTCGACATAGCTTACATCGATTTTATTTAAAAATACCTGTTTTCGGCATGATAATGCGAAAAATAAATATTGCTCGTTTCGCCCGTACCTTTGGTGCGCTACTTGGAGCTGGCATACCCGTCCTAGATGCACTAAAAGTGGTAAGCGATTCGCTGTCTAATGTAATTATGCAAGATGAACTTGTGGCTGCCTCCACTGCCGTACGTAACGGTGGAAGTATCGCCAAAGCTCTAAAATCCAGTAAAGTTTTCCCTGTTATCGTACCGGAAATGATTGCCATTGGTGAAGAAACTGGTGAATTAGAGAAAATACTTATAAAATTAGCAGATTTCTACGATAAAGAAGTCCAGTCTCTAGTCGCCAACATCTCATCTGTTATAGAACCCATGATGCTCATAGTAATGGGGAGCTTAGTAGGTTTTATTATAGTCAGCGTGATTGGCCCGCTATACCAACTAACGAGTGGATTTTAA
- the pilO gene encoding type 4a pilus biogenesis protein PilO, with translation MKAKLFFYILCGLLILTIVAFGVGYVWGREKLVAQKETINEKKLELNNNQKRIDQLIQLSRRYEAVKSRSSEIDQALPKTSQQAEILLELKAAAQESGVNIASMQFTGTATPANASTNQATAQQDLFILPISIRASGSYPQIIAFLNRLDTLSRYNSVTSLAANKPATNPNLLEVSMSLVAYLKP, from the coding sequence ATGAAAGCTAAGTTATTTTTCTACATTCTGTGTGGCCTACTCATCTTAACTATTGTGGCGTTTGGTGTAGGCTACGTCTGGGGGCGTGAAAAACTTGTAGCTCAAAAAGAAACTATCAACGAAAAAAAGCTTGAACTAAACAATAATCAAAAACGCATCGATCAACTAATTCAGCTCTCAAGACGCTATGAAGCCGTAAAATCTAGATCAAGCGAAATTGATCAAGCCCTACCAAAAACCTCTCAGCAAGCTGAGATACTACTGGAACTAAAGGCTGCCGCCCAAGAATCTGGAGTTAATATCGCCAGTATGCAGTTTACCGGCACGGCAACGCCTGCAAATGCCAGCACCAATCAAGCTACAGCTCAGCAAGATTTATTTATCCTACCAATCTCAATCCGCGCATCCGGTAGCTATCCACAAATTATTGCCTTCCTTAACCGCCTTGACACCCTCAGTCGCTATAATTCGGTTACTTCACTAGCAGCCAATAAGCCCGCTACTAATCCCAACCTACTAGAAGTTAGCATGTCATTGGTGGCATATTTGAAGCCATAG
- a CDS encoding lamin tail domain-containing protein, with translation MKRILFGMLASAMALVPFVQNVNAAESNLVQNTSHALISQAFFGSKTDASDEFIVIINTSSETLDISGYTIEYKAATGKSWYEKARVGDGVLISAGQQYIFATKRERDAEMTSGFAQKDGNLRLIDAKGGILDAVAWGAGDAPEGVATVALSPGNELSRKIDSNGVGVDTGDNSNDFEVVSLETSLANNTEGVVSPTTLTIDTVAAVDVSIEITELLPDPKNPASDSSDEFIELYNAGSEAVSLAGWKLQDAAGHSAKLDGTVLAPGQYKALMSAQTKLSLNNSGDTISLLDPSGSVVMETPNYVDAKEGLSFGVTVEGWGWLASVTPNAVNTALAKEDVVAAASSKTKSKKDSAKSAKKKATSAKTKTPKLAKTASASVSNGASDPVDAQTQTVPWVWLVAGLGVLALGYGIYEYRPEITSFITKLRAKFSARS, from the coding sequence ATGAAACGAATATTATTTGGGATGTTGGCTTCTGCGATGGCCCTGGTTCCGTTTGTACAAAATGTTAATGCTGCGGAGTCTAATTTAGTACAAAATACATCTCACGCATTAATCAGTCAGGCATTTTTCGGTTCAAAAACTGATGCATCAGATGAGTTTATTGTAATTATTAATACATCATCCGAAACACTAGATATTAGTGGGTATACCATTGAGTATAAAGCAGCTACGGGTAAGAGTTGGTATGAAAAAGCTCGAGTTGGAGATGGAGTATTAATATCTGCTGGACAACAGTATATCTTTGCCACTAAGCGAGAACGTGATGCGGAGATGACCAGTGGTTTTGCGCAGAAAGATGGCAATCTGCGCCTGATTGATGCCAAGGGAGGCATTTTAGATGCGGTTGCTTGGGGTGCTGGAGATGCCCCAGAGGGGGTTGCTACGGTGGCTCTATCGCCCGGCAATGAGCTTTCACGAAAGATCGACAGCAATGGAGTTGGCGTGGATACTGGGGATAATAGTAATGATTTTGAGGTGGTCAGCTTAGAGACTTCTTTAGCGAACAATACTGAAGGAGTTGTGAGTCCCACTACACTAACTATCGATACGGTAGCTGCAGTAGATGTAAGTATTGAGATTACCGAGTTATTACCAGATCCAAAAAACCCAGCCAGTGACAGCTCGGATGAATTTATAGAGCTTTATAATGCCGGCTCTGAAGCTGTTAGTCTAGCAGGATGGAAATTACAAGATGCTGCTGGGCATTCGGCAAAGCTAGACGGAACGGTGTTAGCTCCGGGTCAATATAAGGCGCTGATGTCGGCACAGACAAAATTATCTCTAAATAATTCTGGCGACACAATCTCACTGCTTGATCCATCTGGGAGTGTCGTGATGGAAACACCAAATTACGTGGATGCAAAAGAAGGTCTATCATTTGGTGTGACTGTAGAGGGCTGGGGTTGGTTAGCGTCAGTAACACCAAATGCGGTTAATACTGCATTGGCTAAGGAAGATGTTGTAGCGGCGGCTAGCTCGAAGACTAAATCTAAGAAAGATTCTGCTAAATCTGCAAAAAAGAAAGCAACCTCTGCAAAAACAAAGACACCAAAGCTTGCAAAAACAGCCAGTGCCTCAGTTTCAAATGGTGCATCCGATCCTGTCGATGCGCAGACACAGACAGTACCGTGGGTGTGGCTAGTAGCCGGGCTAGGGGTACTTGCGTTAGGATATGGAATATATGAATACCGACCAGAGATTACATCTTTTATCACGAAGCTACGGGCAAAGTTTAGCGCTCGGTCATAA
- a CDS encoding PilN domain-containing protein — MINLLPPEIKAQRHYSQYNRLLIHILIGVLVLAILTTGAFYVTGLMLNQEQTRLAKDIAREGDKSKNYGQIESQAKALADRLTTIEKIQSGRTNYPALLRALAEATPSDVYVASFAVEPAGKTMSLTSYAASDQAAANFKNALEASPRFNSAAIQVIEPTSDPYSAQPTSRVTFVVGLEPGALQ, encoded by the coding sequence ATGATTAATCTACTACCACCAGAAATAAAGGCACAACGACACTACTCACAGTATAATCGCCTACTGATCCACATTCTGATCGGTGTGCTAGTTTTAGCAATACTAACGACAGGTGCATTTTATGTAACTGGACTAATGCTTAACCAAGAGCAAACCAGACTAGCTAAAGATATTGCACGCGAAGGTGATAAGAGTAAAAATTACGGACAAATTGAGAGCCAAGCCAAAGCCCTAGCCGATCGCCTTACTACCATCGAGAAGATCCAATCGGGTCGGACTAATTATCCAGCACTTTTAAGAGCACTAGCTGAAGCCACACCTTCGGATGTCTACGTTGCAAGCTTTGCCGTAGAGCCAGCCGGAAAAACAATGAGCCTCACATCATATGCTGCCTCCGACCAAGCTGCAGCTAATTTTAAAAACGCTCTAGAGGCATCACCTCGCTTTAACTCCGCCGCCATTCAGGTAATCGAGCCTACATCCGACCCCTACTCCGCTCAACCAACTAGCCGGGTCACCTTTGTAGTGGGTCTCGAACCGGGAGCGCTACAATGA
- a CDS encoding PH domain-containing protein, with product MEELDRRYPGQDDKEVVQTVIHKHIMAVLPYVSVAVLLFFIGLILIYWGAAGDPGIPSTNFAGHTTEAIPIPLIPVGFGAILLACFMAVASIYVWWQNRLFITDENIVDMDQVGLFQRTIATLRLSRVQDISVQVKGPMQTIFHYGTVTVQTAGEKELFHFDYVPNPYDVKATIVETYEKFAETKPVEGDGLIRKESDR from the coding sequence ATGGAAGAACTAGATCGACGTTACCCCGGGCAAGACGACAAAGAGGTTGTTCAAACCGTAATACACAAGCACATTATGGCGGTGTTGCCCTATGTTAGTGTGGCAGTATTACTATTCTTTATTGGATTGATACTGATTTACTGGGGTGCAGCTGGTGATCCGGGTATTCCGTCAACTAATTTTGCGGGACATACGACAGAAGCCATACCAATACCGCTTATTCCAGTGGGTTTTGGGGCAATCTTACTAGCTTGTTTTATGGCTGTGGCATCCATTTATGTGTGGTGGCAAAACCGACTATTCATTACTGATGAAAATATTGTAGATATGGATCAGGTGGGGCTTTTTCAGCGTACCATTGCAACGCTACGCCTAAGCCGAGTGCAGGATATTTCAGTACAGGTTAAGGGTCCGATGCAGACTATTTTTCACTATGGTACGGTGACGGTCCAGACAGCAGGTGAGAAAGAACTGTTTCATTTTGATTATGTCCCCAATCCGTATGATGTGAAGGCTACCATTGTAGAGACCTACGAGAAATTTGCCGAGACCAAGCCAGTCGAAGGTGATGGCCTAATTCGTAAAGAATCTGATCGGTAA
- a CDS encoding WhiB family transcriptional regulator, translated as MSITDDHRAAVLVAKHSGDPDYWREFANCLGANPDLFFPDRGVSTKEAKQTCQDCIVREDCLAFALANCERFGIWGGLSERQRRRMRRQNSPRPR; from the coding sequence ATGAGCATCACCGATGATCATCGAGCAGCCGTACTTGTAGCCAAGCATTCAGGAGATCCCGACTACTGGCGTGAGTTCGCCAACTGTCTGGGAGCAAATCCAGATCTTTTCTTTCCAGATCGTGGTGTCTCAACTAAAGAGGCCAAGCAGACCTGTCAAGACTGCATAGTGCGCGAAGATTGCCTGGCATTCGCCCTAGCTAATTGTGAACGATTCGGTATCTGGGGCGGACTATCGGAACGCCAGCGCCGTCGTATGCGCCGCCAGAACTCTCCTCGCCCACGCTAA
- a CDS encoding prepilin-type N-terminal cleavage/methylation domain-containing protein, which translates to MNRKQKGFTLLELLIVIVIIGILIALVLPNLINGPIRARDVRRKEDLNAISSGLEQYYNDNQAYPAALADLTAGNYLKEIPQDPRSNASYTYTPLPATGPPYTSFTLQATLENNNDKDIKSGTTDTYEVVNKQ; encoded by the coding sequence ATAAACCGCAAGCAAAAAGGCTTCACGCTACTCGAACTGCTCATCGTTATTGTTATCATTGGTATCTTGATAGCACTGGTTTTGCCAAACCTTATTAACGGCCCAATTCGTGCCCGTGACGTCCGTCGAAAAGAAGACTTAAATGCCATCTCAAGTGGTCTCGAGCAATATTACAATGATAACCAGGCCTACCCAGCTGCTCTAGCCGACCTGACTGCAGGTAACTACTTGAAGGAGATTCCACAAGATCCTCGTAGTAACGCCAGCTATACCTACACACCACTACCAGCAACTGGCCCACCATACACTAGCTTTACCCTACAGGCCACGCTTGAAAACAATAACGACAAAGATATTAAGTCTGGCACTACAGATACCTATGAGGTGGTAAACAAACAATAA
- the tsaE gene encoding tRNA (adenosine(37)-N6)-threonylcarbamoyltransferase complex ATPase subunit type 1 TsaE has translation MNTDQRLHLLSRSYGQSLALGHKLGEVLQLGDVLEFVGDLGGGKTAFIKGIAAGLGIGQTVTSPTYNIQRSYKIPRGGRLEHYDLYRLGEDEILLEEMREVIVGGDTIICVEWADHFREHLIADRFVVEVKFIDESTRRYDIFGTGESTQNRLNDVRQELESIT, from the coding sequence ATGAATACCGACCAGAGATTACATCTTTTATCACGAAGCTACGGGCAAAGTTTAGCGCTCGGTCATAAGCTAGGAGAAGTTCTCCAGCTGGGCGATGTGCTGGAGTTTGTGGGTGATTTAGGTGGTGGTAAAACAGCCTTCATTAAGGGGATTGCTGCTGGACTGGGGATAGGGCAGACTGTTACGAGTCCAACCTATAACATTCAGCGCTCCTATAAAATACCTAGAGGTGGTAGGCTTGAGCATTATGATTTATATAGACTAGGCGAAGATGAAATCTTGCTAGAGGAAATGCGCGAAGTTATTGTTGGTGGTGACACTATTATTTGTGTGGAGTGGGCAGACCACTTTCGTGAGCACCTTATAGCGGATAGATTTGTGGTGGAAGTAAAGTTTATTGATGAGTCGACTCGTCGCTACGATATTTTTGGTACAGGCGAATCAACTCAAAATAGACTTAATGATGTTAGGCAAGAATTGGAGTCAATAACATGA
- the ruvB gene encoding Holliday junction branch migration DNA helicase RuvB, with protein MIERQDDLVRPDASSEETQFEESLRPANFDEYIGQRQAIDALRLAIAASKKRGDALDHVLLYGPPGLGKTTLAHIIASELGGQLKITSGPAIERAGDLASLLTNLNAGDVLFIDEIHRLSRIVEEILYPAMEDYVIDIMLGKGPSAQSLRLELAPITIIGATTRFGALSGPLRDRFGIVQRLEFYSPDEIARILSRTARLMKIRMEDDALVELAARSRLTPRIANRLIRRIRDYAEVHNDAVVNRDVLDATFALLEVDALGLDSADRRVLQTLIDHYNGGPAGVEALAAALSEERQTIEDVVEPYLIQQGLLRRTSRGRMVSEKGYRHLGLTPPDTNLNSDQQISLNMEE; from the coding sequence ATGATAGAGCGACAGGATGATTTAGTGCGACCAGACGCCAGTAGTGAGGAGACTCAGTTTGAGGAGTCACTTCGTCCGGCTAATTTTGATGAATATATCGGTCAGCGCCAAGCAATTGACGCACTGCGGTTGGCGATAGCGGCATCAAAAAAACGTGGCGATGCGCTAGACCATGTGCTTTTGTATGGACCACCAGGGCTAGGTAAGACAACCCTAGCCCACATTATTGCAAGCGAGTTGGGTGGCCAGCTAAAGATTACCTCTGGTCCAGCCATTGAGCGAGCTGGAGATCTGGCGAGCTTATTAACAAATCTCAATGCTGGGGATGTGTTGTTTATTGATGAAATTCATCGTCTAAGTAGAATTGTAGAAGAAATTTTATATCCGGCGATGGAGGATTATGTGATTGATATTATGTTGGGCAAGGGACCATCAGCGCAGTCGCTACGGCTAGAGTTGGCGCCAATTACCATCATTGGTGCAACTACTCGGTTTGGGGCGTTATCGGGGCCGTTAAGAGATAGATTTGGGATAGTTCAGCGCCTAGAGTTTTATTCTCCCGACGAGATAGCAAGAATTTTATCCCGTACCGCTCGTTTGATGAAAATCCGCATGGAAGATGATGCCTTGGTTGAGTTAGCTGCTCGTTCAAGATTAACGCCACGTATTGCAAATAGATTGATCCGCCGAATTCGTGATTATGCCGAAGTACATAATGATGCTGTAGTTAATAGAGATGTGCTGGATGCAACCTTTGCCCTATTAGAGGTTGACGCCCTCGGTCTGGATAGCGCCGATCGTCGAGTCTTACAAACTTTAATTGATCACTATAATGGTGGTCCAGCTGGAGTGGAAGCTTTGGCTGCAGCACTTTCGGAAGAACGACAAACTATCGAAGATGTGGTTGAGCCATATCTTATTCAGCAGGGTCTTTTGAGGCGAACTTCACGCGGACGGATGGTGAGCGAGAAAGGGTATAGGCATTTAGGCTTAACCCCACCAGATACAAATTTAAACTCAGATCAACAAATTTCCTTAAATATGGAGGAATAG
- the ruvA gene encoding Holliday junction branch migration protein RuvA has translation MIAHLEGVVATRDYDRIILNVHGVGYELIVPVRDVAELEIGAKVGFYISENIREDSYDLYGFRVESERQLYRKLVSVNGVGAKMAHAIVSLYDGETLMTIIDSEETTRLSQVSGVGRKTAQRIILELRGKLVASDQPVTKTADPALQALVQLGYRADQAQAALSGVATDLDTGERVRQALREIGS, from the coding sequence ATGATAGCGCACTTGGAGGGGGTAGTTGCCACCCGTGATTATGATCGCATTATATTGAACGTGCATGGCGTTGGTTATGAGCTGATCGTACCAGTGCGCGATGTTGCCGAATTGGAGATTGGTGCGAAAGTTGGATTTTATATATCTGAAAATATCCGTGAGGATAGCTATGATCTGTACGGCTTTCGGGTTGAAAGTGAGAGGCAATTGTACCGCAAGTTAGTGAGTGTTAACGGAGTTGGTGCTAAGATGGCCCATGCAATTGTTTCATTATACGATGGCGAAACTTTGATGACCATTATTGATTCTGAAGAGACTACTCGGCTCAGTCAGGTAAGTGGAGTGGGGCGTAAGACAGCTCAGCGGATAATTCTAGAACTGAGAGGCAAGCTAGTCGCTAGTGATCAACCAGTTACAAAAACTGCCGACCCAGCTTTGCAAGCCTTGGTTCAGCTAGGTTATCGGGCTGATCAAGCTCAAGCAGCCCTAAGCGGGGTTGCCACTGACCTCGATACGGGTGAGCGGGTTCGACAAGCTTTGCGGGAGATTGGTTCATGA